In Electrophorus electricus isolate fEleEle1 chromosome 1, fEleEle1.pri, whole genome shotgun sequence, a single window of DNA contains:
- the wdr76 gene encoding LOW QUALITY PROTEIN: WD repeat-containing protein 76 (The sequence of the model RefSeq protein was modified relative to this genomic sequence to represent the inferred CDS: inserted 2 bases in 1 codon), translating to MNPLNVEENSRLPEGLLKLCTENHIKQDQEVPDLKMYQEQLNMMSIDASAVTKVVNNCTLFSAHFHPCSSTLFMAAGDYSGHLGLLTMGVDWGDDGVLLFKPQSGVVGCLAFSSAQPTNLLTVSNDGSTHSMDLERALFEEVYHSDSGLKSFDFLSVDCSTLLMDGDVVIVDRRTPRMSYEWLHTLDPKCVSSVHVHPLQRQYFAAAESRSVHIYDCRHLKRKVRSPVCKLKGHSGSVSSAAFSPCTGNXVLTSCFDGKIRYLQ from the exons ATGAACCCACTTAATGTGGAGGAAAACAGCAGACTACCTGAGGGACTCCTTAAGCTGTGCACTGAG AACCACATTAAACAAGACCAAGAGGTGCCAGATCTAAAGAT GTACCAGGAACAACTGAATATGATGTCCATAGATGCCAGTGCTGTGACAAAGGTGGTGAATAATTGCACACTTTTTTCTGCACACTTTCATCCATGTTCCTCCACTCTGTTTATGGCTGCTGGGGACTATTCAGGCCACCTTGGCCTTTTGACCATG GGGGTGGACTGGGGTGATGATGGCGTGCTGCTTTTTAAGCCACAATCTGGTGTGGTTGGCTGCTTGGCCTTCTCCTCAGCACAGCCTACCAACCTGCTCACAGTCAGCAATGATGGTAGTACACACAGCATGGACCTGGAAAGGGCGCTGTTTGAAGAG GTGTACCACTCAGACTCTGGTCTGAAAAGCTTTGACTTTCTGTCTGTGGACTGTTCAACTTTACTCATGGATGGAGATGTTGTCATAGTTGACCGAAGGACtccaag GATGTCATATGAGTGGCTCCACACCTTGGATCCTAAGTGTGTGAGCAGTGTACATGTGCACCCACTGCAGAGGCAGTACTTTGCTGCTGCAGAGAGCAG ATCAGTGCACATATATGACTGTCGTCATCTGAAGAGGAAAGTCAGATCACCTGTGTGTAAACTAAAAGGCCACTCTGGGAGTGTCTCCAGTGCCGCCTTCTCACCATGCACAGGAAA AGTGCTGACCTCATGCTTTGATGGCAAGATCAGGTACCTACAGTAG
- the znf710b gene encoding zinc finger protein 710 isoform X2 yields the protein MHQQMDAGTQTDPVVVLSLAQAAVLGLISQNEVFGATIAPNGFYTGDPKESPAPPGERMDYEYADQLIGANGDYLGVNLGEDGHMHPSCAERRWQGPPENSKPPVGHLETGSHVKGESVTPGLPSCNHMMNTMMPRETMPMVDPSGYRVAPKPHPNNCCAACIREPKGTQPVPEPHPHTHPHPHPQPHPHVHHEVSPRDRNHTQEKTGVEEVPDEGEDGRMGKGGGGEEISSYFQASEVGYEGGDMDGVGDFDESSQGMFWGEHVEGEAPRGRRIDRLDINIQINESYCVDVGEGLKRWKCRMCEKSYTSKYNLVTHILGHNGIKPHACPHCGKLFKQPSHLQTHLLTHQGTRPHKCTVCKKGFTQTSHLKRHMLQHSDVKPYSCRFCRRGFAYPSELRAHEVKHERGRCHVCSQCSMEFPTYAHLKRHQVSHQGPASFQCGQCTKVFAYRSQLQNHMLKHQTQRSFSCSQCGLQFLQLHQLRQHSLTHKVLKPQTRVSKGIKGFKCDVCAREFTLSANLKRHMLIHASVRPFQCHVCFKSFVQKQTLKTHMIVHLPVKPFKCKVCGKSFNRMYNLLGHMHLHAGSKPFKCAYCSSRFNLKGNLSRHMKVKHGMDISPDGQDAPPDLEPHENYEEENFHFAAPENMDSNDAPNLTKLSEVAIQELDYYNFGKDVASYNTA from the exons ATGAGTACGCTGACCAGCTCATTGGCGCCAATGGGGACTACTTGGGGGTGAACCTCGGCGAGGATGGCCACATGCACCCAAGCTGTGCCGAGAGGAGGTGGCAGGGGCCTCCTGAAAACAGCAAGCCGCCTGTGGGGCATCTAGAGACAGGTTCACATGTCAAAGGAGAGTCTGTGACCCCAGGTCTCCCATCCTGCAACCACATGATGAACACCATGATGCCTAGAGAGACCATGCCGATGGTGGATCCTTCTGGCTACCGGGTTGCTCCTAAACCGCATCCTAACAACTGCTGTGCTGCCTGTATCCGGGAGCCCAAGGGTACTCAACCAGTGCCTGAgccccaccctcacacccacccccatccccaccctcaaccccacccccacgtACATCATGAGGTTTCTCCTCGAGACAGAAACCACACGCAGGAGAAGACAGGAGTGGAAGAGGTGCCAGATGAAGGTGAAGATGGAAGAATGGggaagggtggaggaggggaggagatcAGCAGCTACTTTCAGGCCAGCGAGGTTGGATACGAGGGTGGCGATATGGATGGGGTAGGTGACTTTGATGAGAGCAGTCAGGGTATGTTCTGGGGGGAGCACGTGGAAGGGGAGGCACCGCGGGGCCGCCGCATCGACCGCCTGGACATCAACATCCAGATTAATGAGTCGTACTGCGTGGATGTTGGTGAAGGCCTGAAGCGCTGGAAGTGCCGCATGTGTGAAAAGTCGTACACGTCCAAGTACAACCTGGTGACGCACATTCTGGGGCACAACGGTATCAAGCCGCATGCCTGCCCGCACTGTGGCAAGCTGTTCAAACAGCCCAGCCACCTGCAGACGCACCTGCTCACGCACCAGGGCACGCGACCGCACAAGTGCACCGTCTGCAAGAAGGGCTTCACCCAGACCAGCCACCTGAAGCGCCACATGCTGCAGCACTCAGACGTGAAGCCATACAGCTGCCGCTTCTGCCGCCGCGGCTTTGCGTACCCCAGCGAGCTGCGCGCTCACGAGGTGAAGCACGAGCGCGGTCGCTGCCACGTCTGCTCCCAGTGTAGCATGGAGTTCCCCACCTACGCTCACCTCAAACGCCACCAGGTGAGCCACCAGGGCCCCGCCTCCTTCCAGTGTGGCCAGTGCACCAAGGTGTTTGCGTACCGCAGCCAGCTGCAAAACCACATGCTGAAACATCAGACGCAGCGCTCCTTCTCCTGCAGCCAGTGTGGCCTGCAGTTCCTGCAGCTGCACCAGCTGCGCCAGCACTCCCTCACGCACAAAGTGCTCAAGCCCCAGACCCGCGTCTCGAAG GGAATAAAGGGATTCAAGTGTGATGTATGTGCACGAGAGTTCACATTGTCTGCAAACCTGAAGAGGCACATGCTTATCCACGCCAGTGTCCGGCCCTTCCAGTGTCACGTCTGTTTTAAGTCCTTCGTCCAGAAACAGACCCTCAAAACTCACATGATTGTGCACCTGCCTGTGAAACCCTTCAAATGCAAG GTCTGTGGGAAGTCATTTAACCGAATGTACAACCTTCTGGGTCATATGCATCTCCATGCTGGCAGCAAGCCCTTCAAGTGTGCGTACTGCTCCAGCCGGTTCAACCTGAAGGGGAACCTAAGCAGACACATGAAGGTGAAACATGGCATGGACATTTCTCCAGATGGACAAG ATGCTCCTCCAGATCTAGAACCTCATGAGAATTATGAGGAAGAGAACTTCCACTTTGCCGCACCTGAGAATATGGATAGTAATGATGCACCTAATCTCACCAAGCTCTCTGAGGTGGCTATCCAGGAGCTGGACTACTATAACTTTGGAAAGGATGTGGCAAGCTATAACACAGCCTGA